Below is a genomic region from Medicago truncatula cultivar Jemalong A17 chromosome 3, MtrunA17r5.0-ANR, whole genome shotgun sequence.
tttgatgaataaaacttacacaacagcatatgatttgatcgagggcatggcacaaaaccactataagtggacaagtgagagagtcatcactgcttcttcaccctctaaaaaagaggcaggtatgtacaaaATTTCCTCCCTTGATCATCTAACTGCAAAGGTTGACACACtaacacaaaaatttgatacaatgaaTACTAGTGTTGTCACACCTGCTCCTGTATCACCTCCTTGTGAAGTTTGTGGTATATTTGGCCATATTGGCATTGATTGCCAACTAAGTAGTGTTGTTAGaggtcctgagcaagtaaactatgctcaatataatcgagggtttagaaacaaccaatttttttagcaaacccctcaaaatctttttggacaacaaacaacaccatccagttatgcaaacaaccaaagagtccctcaaaaatccagcttggaacttttaatggaaaattatgttatagatcaatccaagcaactccaagagcttaaaaaccaaactgaatttttgaatgactctcttgccaaaatcacatccaaggtAGACTCCATAGCAACTCACAATGAGATACTTGAAAcccaaatctctcaagtggcccaacacgtgactgcttcctctcaaaccaccgggatctttccaggtcaaactgaaaccaaccccaaaggccATATAAGTTCTATTACTCTTAGGGATGGTAACCAATTAAAGAACCCCGTTGTGAAAATTAAGAACAATGAGGGAGAGATAGGAAGTGATGAGCCTCAAAGTGAGAAAACTATAGGAGAGAATGAAAAGCCATTTGTTTCACCACCTCATGAGCCTAAAAATCCATTAACACAAGGTTTTGTCAAATCCAAGTTAGATGaccaatttagaatttttattgaaatacttCCAAACAAATTGCCATCTAAACTTAAGAATCCAGAAAGTTTTcccataccttgtgtcataggatccGAAAGCATTGAGAAAGgcatgtgtgatttgggagagaatgtCAGGTTGACGTCgttatccctttgggaaagattgggtatcgggtagagaaacctcttgattgtcaagctaatgactttaaacgagcgcttcgtgggaggcaacccacgggtttaattgcttttattttgtttgttttgtgttgttttaatttattttgtaggtatttgtccaaatatgatgcgaaaaatgaagaaaattgagccttgcatgtccagaagcttggcacggctaGTGCCAGTGATTGCACGGCCGTGCCTGTAACCTAGCCATACTTCACCAACTTCCagagagttggcacggcccgtgcctgtactggcacggccgtgccatggtcccagaccctctttcaccattttttttcacttttcttcttcttccttcattcttAAACACAAACTTCCCTCATCCTTCAACTTCCCTCTCTAAACCTCCATAACATCAACATTTAAACCTCCATATCTATCTCCATTCATCATTGCAAACATTTACcaccaatcaaaaccaacaTTCATCCATTCAAACACTAAATTCTACACCATTTAACCCTAacccaaaaatcaaaaataaaattcttcaccaatctccatcATTAAACTCATCAACCTCACTTAAACCCCaacccatcactaaaccaacctttccAAACCAATACCTTACCAAACCCTAACCTTCCCTAAAATCCAAACCAAGTTAACTaggtcaatggcatcaaaaagGCAAGGAGATTGAAAGCTCTAGAAGTGGTgcaaagaaagagaaagcaaCATTCAAGAACCATGGCATCAATTTTAAAGATGACAAGCAAAGGAGTAGGTCTAAAGCTCTTATCTCTCAATCTATTTATGCTTGTCGATACACTGATAATATTGCTATGGATAGACTAGGAAAGAGGTAGGGACTGATGAGGAATGATGAGCTATTTATGAGACatgctttataaccaccatgttaacatttgctgttacttgcttgattatcttgtttcaattgatAGAAAGAAAACCGGATGATAAGGGTAATATAATGGTAGATGGAATCATCACTTTTATTGCTAAGAAGTTTGGGGTGAGTGTGAATCAAGGGATCAAGAGGATAGATGAGAACTATTATCTAAACTTTTATACTCTCACTACTTTGTCATTCCTTAAAACCCATGACCCTACTCACAATTACCAATATGAATGGAGAATCATTAGAGCTAATTGTgtgattattctacctaattcggacattactaatccggaggtggttgaaaatttgctttatgttggtactaacccacaggtacaaGATGATGGtaatgatgatggtggtgatgaagaggaggtaggtgcacAACACCATGAACAAAaagccggtggaaactataatgatgaacggtgggcatggatgcaaaccaaagttcaaagaacatgcaccgagcaacaaagacaaggtgttgaaatgatcggaCTAAGAAActatgtcctaaggggcaatcaaataaatgaataaaacaatcatTATAACGACAtgtttcctttacgtattgactttttgaattatgattaagttattgaactgaatttatgatgtgttttgatgaggcctgcgttcCAAGACTATTTATGACGTTGAATTAATTCTGTTGCTGTTATGTTGAAGTTTTATGttaaaggataaattattatttatctatttgatatttttaagaagtgtgatatcccgttatatattgtttactctgataaatgtttatgaaatttttaagttgggaaaacggggtgttacaattggtatcagagcaggtcggtccgttcggccaattagaagagtcgtgtcgagtgttagtaatagttatattactatcttatgttgttgttgcttgatgTGTAGAAACTAAGAGATGGCCAGAAGAGACGAcgttgcgttagctgctgcactacaagacgtagctcaagctgtgggacaacagccTAATGCAAATGCTGGTGTGAATGCTGAGACGAGGATGCTAGAGACcttcctgaggaatcatcctcctactttcaagggaagatatgacctCGATGGAGCCTAGACGTGGCtcaaagagattgagagagtgTTCCGCGTGATGCAGTGTTCAGAGGTTCGAAAGGTGCGTTTTggtacgcacatgctagctgaggaagctgatgattggtgggtgagTCTTCTACCTACCTTAGAGCAAGACGGTGTTGTGgttacttgggctgtgtttaggagggagttcctaaacagatactttccggaagatgttcgcgggaagaaagagatcgagttccttgagctgaagcaaggaaacatgtctgtgactgagtatgctgtagagtttgtggaattggcaaagttttatccgcactaTACTCCAGAGACTGCTGATTTTTCAAAgtgtatcaaatttgagaacGGTTTGCGTGCTGAGTTTAAGAGGGCAATTGGTTACCAGAAGATTCGAGTTTTCTTTGAGATGGTGAGCAGTTGCAGGATTTATGATGAGGATactaaggctcattacaagatcgtgaatgagcggaagactaagggtcagtagagtcgccctaagccttacagtgcccctgctgataagggcaaacagaggatggtcgaaGATagacggcctaagaagaaggatgctcctgcAGAGATTGTCTGTTTtacttgtggtgagaaaggccacaagagtaatgcttgtccTTGGGATGCCAAGAGATGTTTCCGCTGTGGAAAGAAGGGTCATGCACTAGCTGAGTGCAAACATGATGATATAGtatgttttaactgcaatgaagAGCGTCACATTGGTGCATAAtgcaagaagcctaagaaggtACCGGCTACTGGtagagtttttgctttgactggtacacagacatagaacgaggatcgcttgatcagaggtacttgttatattgataatacacctttagttgctattattgatactggtgctacgcattgttttattgcttatgaTTGTGCTACTAAATTGGGTCTTGtcatgtctgatatgaatggagaaatggttgtcgaaactccagctaagggttctgTGACTACTTCACTTGTGTGTttaagatgtcctttgtctatgtttgatcgtgattttgagattgatatggtttgtttacctttgggtggtatggatgtgattatgggtatgaactggttagagtacatccatgttcacattaattgttatagtaagtcggtgtatttctcttctcctgaagaggaaagtggcgtagagtttttgtctactaagcagctgaagcagttagaacgtgatggcattttgatgttttccttgatggcttccttatctattgagaatcaagcagtgattgataaactacaagtggtatgcgattttccagaagtttttcctgatgaaaGTCCTAATGTGCCTctagagagggaagttgagttttcgattgatcttgttcctggaacaaagcctgtgtctatgacaccttatcgtatgttAGCTTATGAGTTggccgagttgaagaaacaattagaagatctacttgagaaaaagtttgttagaccaagtgtttcgcCTTGGGGAGCGCTGGTTttgctagtgaagaagaaagatataTGGTAGCATGAtattgtgtattgactatcgacAGTTAAACAAGGTGACAATAAAGAaaaggtatccacttccgaggattgatgattttatggatcagttagtgggtgcaaaagttttcagcaagatagctttgagatcgggttatcaccatattaaagtaaaagatgaagatatgcagaagacagctttcagaacgcagTATGGCCATTATGAGtacaaagttatgcctttcggtgttacgaatgcacctggagtatttatggagtacatgaatcacatctttcatgcatttttggattgGTTCATGGTTGTtttcattgatgatattttgatttactccaagtctgaagaagaacatgttgagcatttgaagctggttttgcaagtgttgaaagagaagaagctttatgcgaaattgtctaagtgtgaattctggttgaaagaagtgagcttTCTTGtacatgttatttctggtagtggtattgtagtagatccgtctaaagttgaatcggtatcgcaatgggagactcctaagtcggttatagacagttgacttgtaaaggtaaagcctttatgtgggatgttcaatgtgagaatagtttcagtgaattgaagaagcgacTGACGACAACtctggttttgattttgccaaagtcagatgaaccttttgtggtatattgtgatgcgtccaagctgcgtttaggtggtgtgcttatggAAGATGGAAAagtagtagcttatgcttcgagacagttgagaattcatgagaagaattaccctacgcacgatttagagttggctgctgtagtctttgtattgaagatatggagacattacttgtacggttcgagatttgaggggTTTAGTAAtcataagagtttgaagtatccgttcgatcagaaggaattgaatatgaggcagtgTAACGCCCACCtgcgtttaatcgtttatttaatcgagtttaggtgattatattatatttatataatatatgcatgattttggtatgtgtcataccccaatttttgacctaagacagCACTGACACGTGTCATTTAGCTCCGACCGGTCTCAGCCTTTCGAgcaaaaaattcggcagggaggtattttaaaatacctcatagttgattccgagtcgggccctcttctctcaattttcaattttttattcaaattttatgtaTCCATCTTTTTATTTAGAatcctttttttattaactttaaattcattttttttaatctttattttatctcatttatattcatttttagtccttttattttatttttaatatccaaagaaaaaactaaaatgcTGTCCGATAATATCCAAATAAACGGCACAAAGCCTCATGCTTCCTCTCCAAGCCACAAAACGGCTTCCTCTCCAAGCCACAAAAACAGCCTGTCATGttcctctccaagcaacaaaattGTCTTAATCACAAGCTCTATAAATATAACATTACAGGCACAACCACAAACAGACAGAATTTCAATTGCAAAACCTGCAAACCACATAACACCACAATCGTTTTCTGAATcaacacaaacacaatttttcATCATGATTTCCGCACAATGTTTTAACCCAGAACCAGCAACCAAAATCCAACACCAAACCACCACAACCATCGAACCAAGATCCAAAGTAAAAGAGGTAtaaagatttttctttttctttctagatCTAGGATAAACAGTGGTGTTCTTCAACACTCACCGGaaacttcatcaaaaaaaaaaagaaagaagataagaagagagagaagagagagtgcctgagagaaaaagagagtgaagagagagaagagaaaaaaagaaatgaaggaaaaagagagaaatgggTATTTATACCCCTTTTATTTGGCAGATCAAATCAAGGCCGTTGATCAAATCAACGGCCGAGATTCGATCACTGAGGTCCAGCCTTGTTCTTGGCCCATCTTTTTTCGTTTTATTTTCTGCACCCTCCTTTACTGCTCACACACACCCCAGcatctcatttttctaatttctttttcatgcattttaattctcgctctatctgttaatccagagtgctctggtcctaattaactgttaatattatatttttgtttaatttaattattctccagaacaatctggtccttgttaattaaattaatccagagtgctctggtcctaaattaactgttaatattatatttttgttaatccagagtgctctggtccaaacttaaatgttaatatttatttatttttgtttaatttaatcattctccagaatattctggtccaTGTTAAAATAACTTCACAATTcagcttaacttcatttttctcattctgcttatataattttcatatctttattccaaaacaacaaaaacattcaaatatcaaaaatcacaaaaaacattttcataacaaaCCCTGACTTTCAATCAAGTGatcgttatttttattttctttcttaatcaaatttcaaatcaattctaattttaCTTCAAGTCTatttctttcaatataaaaaacacaaacaaattccaATTTTccacttggctttttattttaaccttttttcaaaaaactaataaaaaacacaaaacaaatcaaacgtcaatttctaccccgaactacgaggttttgatccctcacgggtacgtaggcagaggaccttgtccttccaaatcaactaaaaaacatttttcttttttttctcttcaattaaaatcaattttcttttctttttcaactcatcattcaattccattttcatctctttaaaagcaagcaagtttaagcacaaaaagttaaataaaatcaagaggttctcgtagagtactacgaatatttagggtgctaataccttccctaaatataaccaacccccgaaccctaaatctcttcaaaatgggtggtttggaactttttccccttaaaaaaaatttgttcagtcgtgagataaaaagtgagtcaaaagctaatcaaatggccttgacatccgaaaaatggcgcgacagaaatggcgacttcactggggaccccctaagagggttaagcctaacttggcttcatttaattctttgtgctataacttgcttacaAATCAAAAATGGAAATATGTGCATATatgttctcttttcttctttcttttttttccttaacgtgagtggtgagataagtcctacacccgggcttgagggaaacataagataagatggtggtataaccaaagtgccattccgagagtcaagtctcgtgttttgGTTCATGTGGTATAACCCCGCTCAATGGAGGAATCTTGGAAGTAATTTATGTTGGCATGAGTAGTCGTGTTGGCGtggtattttcaagtgaccgtcgaagttgaggacctttagttaccattacccatcttggccttttaggacgtagtgcggtggctaaagaAGAGTAGTCTTGGtctagttgatacgcgatactacactcagaCGAGACTTTCTTACGAACGTTGTTGGACCGGAAGTATTTCCGCAACCTAATGACATTCGGAAGCGGTTAAAGACtctgggaacttggtagaacccgtgatacaggtacaaatgagaccatagtccttaccaaatggcgtgtTTACCCTTTGACTCCATCATTGTGGACCTAAAACCTCACCATGTTTTCACCATTTGTgcagcataatcatgcatagaTGCATTCATCCATAAAACTTCTTTCATCAAAATATCGAAGGgcttatatagtttttttgtaaatatcaaaGGGATGGAGAGAAGAAACACTAGGAAGTTTACTTTCAAGAAATTGGATTTGATGAACTTAAGGGATCTTGCAGTTAAGGTAGCTAGTCCGGAAGACTTTCATGATCGTCATGGGAGGCTGCTTGGTATCCTTTGGACAAATGTTGAGAAAGGATGTTTGGAGACCTTGGTCCAATTCTATGACCCTGCTTACCATTGTTTTACTTTCCCCGACTACCAACTTGCTCCCACCCTCGAGGAATACTCCTACTTAGTTGGCCTACCAGTGCTTGACGAAGTACCATTTACCGGCCTTGAACCCATTCCAAAAGCCGCCACTATTGCAGATGCTCTCCATCTTGAAACctcataaaaacaaaactcacCATCAAAGGAAATCTTCCAAGCCTACCCGCCAAATTCCTTTACCAGCAAGCCTCTGATTTCGCCGAAGTAAACAATGTCAACGCCTTTTACTCCATCCTAGCCTTACTCATTTACGGCCTTGTACTGTTCCCAAATGTTGATAATTATGTTGACATCCATGCCATTCAAATCTTCCTCACAAAGAACCCTGTCCCCACATTGTTAGCCGATATGTACCATTCCATACACGATCGGAACCAGGTAGGTCGTGGGGCTATCCTCGGTTGTGCACCTTTACTATACAAATGGTTTACCTCTCATTTACCCCAAACCCATTCCTTTCAAGCCAATCAAAGAAATCTCTCTTGGTCTAAAAGAATCATGTCCCTCACTCCATCTGACATAGCCTGGTATCACGCCACCCATAACTTCAGAGACATCATTGTCAGTTGTGGAGAATACTCAAACGTACCCCTTCTCGGTATGCAAGGAGGAATCAGTTACAACCCTATCCTTGCCAAACGTCAGTTTGGATGCCCAATGGAAACTAAACCGGATAGCATCTACTTAGAGGGTGAATTCTACTTTAACCATGAAGATCCCACAAACAAGAGAGGAAAATTTGTTCAGGCTTGGCGTGCTATTCGCAGACTTAGCAGAAGCCAATTGGCGAAGAGATCAGACTTTTCACAAGGATCTCACACTCAATGGGTCATTAATAGAGCTTCAAGTCTGGTCCTACCCTATCACCTCCCAAGATACCTATCTTCAACTACCCCAGCACCATCCTTACCCTTGGCTCCTGAGACGGTGGGAGAGTGCCAAGAGGAATTGGCTGAGTCAAACTCTGTAGGTGCCATTTGGAAAAGAAAGTATGATGAAGCTATGCTCAAGATGGAAACTATGAGTGGTAAAATAGAACAACAGGATCATGAGATTCGCAAGCAAAAGCAACAAATAGTTAAAAAAGATGCTCAGATCCAAGCTTAGAGCACAAGGCTCGCACAATTTATCAGCGCAAAGGAGCGTTGGGACTTTTTCAAGGACGCGCATTCAGATTCCGAGGAGTAGTCTACTTCAGGGGCTCAAGAATTTCCCAAAATGTTCTTATCTTTTCTGTTTTCGCTTTCTTTTATGAACTttggagtctatcccttggctcaGTTTGtaaaaagggaattatcttgtttttgtttataagtCTATCCTCTATCTCTTTATAATGTTTACAAAATAGCTTTTataagtccttcgataaaaaaaaaaaaaaaatgtgtctatttttgcataagcatatcatgcatcatcttGCATTTCATAGTCTCAAATCCAAGTCTCACACAAATTTTCTTCTCCAATCAAAGGTCAGCTCGTTTCAAAGGTGGCACCACGCATCCACTACAAGTCTACTCGTACTCATTACACTCGTGCAACTGTTAAGagaaagatggattttctcgaGCAAGAGAATCGGGCGCTCCGTGAAGAAGTGGCAGCAATGCAGACTAAGATGGACGAAATGGTTGAAATGATGAAGACGATGGCAGATATGCGGACCCAAGAGCAAGCTCAAGCTCAGGCTCAGGCTCATGCTCTAGCACAAGCTCAAGCACAAATTCATGCACAAACACAAGCTCCTCCACCTCCCACCAATACTCAGGCTGAAGCATCTTCCTCTGCCATCCCTGAATGGACAATATGTGCCGACACTCCGACACACTCTGCTCCACAGCTCTCCGTGCCTTGGTTCCCGCCTTTTACTGCTGGCGAAATACTCCGTCCCATTGCTTGTGAAGCTCAGATGCCTACTCATCAGGTGACTCATGTCCCTCCGCCTCCTGTAAGAGCTCCCCCAGTTGTCATGACTTACTCAGCACCTATGATTCACACTGCtccacaaaatgaagaacccaTCTTCCATTCAAGGAGTATGAAGGCCTATGGTCAAGTGGAGGATTTACAAGAGAAGTATGATGAGATGTACCGTGAGATGAAAGCTCTCCGCGGAAAAGAAAGATTTGGAAAAACTGCTTATGACCTCTGTTTGGTGCCAAACGTCCAGATACCCCATAAGTTCAAGGTCCCAGATtttgagaagtataaagggaactcctgcccTGAGGAACATCTAACAATGTATGCAAGAAGCATGTCCGCGTATGCTAAGGACGATCAGGtccttatttattactttcaaGAGAGCTTGGCTAGTCCCGCCTCAAAGTGGTACATGAATCTGGACAAAACAAAGATCCAAACTTTCCATGATCTgtgtgaagcttttgtggaacaaTACAATTACAACGTAGATATGGCTCCAGACCGAAGTGATCTTCAGGCCATGACTCAGGGGGTCAAAGAAACATTCAAAGAGTATGCTCAGCGGTGGAGGGATGTTGTTGCCCAAGTCAGCCCACGTATAGAAGAGAAGGAAATGACCAAactcttcttaaaaactctcgGTCAGTTCTACTACGAGAAGATGGTCGGAAGTACGCCCAAGAACTTTGCTGAAATGGTTGGCATGGGTGTGCAGTTggaagaaggagtccgagaaggacgtTTAGTAAAAGATGGAACTTCTACCAGTGGAACCAAGAAATATGGCAACCACATCccgagaaagaaagaacatgaggTTAGTATGGTGGCCCAAGGAAGGCCTTATCCAACCTATCAACACATTGCTGCCATCACACCTGCTGCCAATATTATTCATCCCCGAAATAGTCAGCCTCAATTCCCACAATATCCTCAACACCCTCAACAATATCCCCAACAACCATACCAGCAACGTCCATACCAACAACAACCATATCAACAAAATCCCCCACATCCCTACCAACAACAGCAACCTCGACCACAAAGAACGCAATTTGACCCAATCCCCGTCACCTATGCAGAGTTACTTCCAGGATTACTCAGAAATAACTTGGTTCAAACCAGGCCTCCTCCTCCAGTACCAAAAAGACTGCCAGCATGGTACAGACCTGATCAGActtgtgatttccatcaaggggccCCAGGTCATAATATTGAAAGTTGTTATGCCTTTAAGTATGCAGTCCAGAGGCTaatcaaagaaaagaagatAACCTTCACAGACTCAGCGCCAAATATTCAAACCAATCCATTGCCAAACCATGGTGCTGCAACTGTCAACATGGTCGAAGATTGCCAAGAGACTCACCATATTCTCGACGTTCAACAAATCCGAACACCTTTGGTCCCATTACATGCCAAGTTATGCAAAGTAAACCTCTTTAAACATGATCATGATGGCTGCAACGAGTGCCTTCTGAACCCCTGGGGTTGTCAGAAAGTGAAAGATGATATTCAAGGACTTTTGAACCAAGGAGAACtggttgttgaaagaaaatgtGACAATGTATGTGTTATAACTCCTGAAGAGCCTTTGGAGATATTTTACGACAGTCGGAAGTCAGTTGCTGCTCCTTTAGTGATTTGCTTGCCTGGTCCAATACCTTATACTTCTGAGAAGGCAattccttacaagtacaatgccacTATGATAGAAGGTGGTCGTGAAGTTCCAATACCACCTTTGCCTTCTGTGGAAAATATTGCCGAAGATAGTAGAGTATTGAGGAATGGGCGTGTTATCCCTCTAGTGTTTCCAAAGAAAGTTGACGCTCCGGTAACTAAAGAAACTCGAACTAAAGATTCCGGTGCAATCAAAGATGTGGGTCAGACTAGCGGGACCAAGGCATGTTTCGATTTTGATGAGATTCTCAAGCTGATAAAGAAAAGTGAGTACAAAGTGGTTGATCAACTGATGCAGACTCCGTCAAAAATATCCATAATGTCTTTGTTACTAAATTCTGAGGCTCATAAGGAAGCTTTGATGAAAGTCTTGGAGCAAGCTTTTGTAGACCATGATGTGACTGTGGGAGAATTCGATGGAATAGTGGGGAATATCACTGCAGGCAACAATCTGAGTTTCAGTGACGAAGAGCTCCCAGCCGAAGGAAGGAACCATAACTT
It encodes:
- the LOC112417817 gene encoding uncharacterized protein; its protein translation is MNTSVVTPAPVSPPCEVCGIFGHIGIDCQLSSVVRGPEQNPVVKIKNNEGEIGSDEPQSEKTIGENEKPFVSPPHEPKNPLTQERKPDDKGNIMVDGIITFIAKKFGVQDDGNDDGGDEEEFYPHYTPETADFSKCIKFENGLRAEFKRAIGYQKIRVFFEMRMVEDRRPKKKDAPAEIVCFTCGEKGHKSNACPWDAKRCFRCGKKGHALAECKHDDIVCFNCNEERHIGA